In a genomic window of Solidesulfovibrio fructosivorans JJ]:
- a CDS encoding aminotransferase class I/II-fold pyridoxal phosphate-dependent enzyme, with product MTLRQRCDHFNALHSSISAQGINPYFRPISKTWGTEVEVDGKRLVMIGSNDYLGLSHDPRVMDASARAVYDWGTGPGGSRFLSGNMVLHHALEERLAAFVGKRHAVVHVTGFSTNMGALGVLVTPADTVICDRENHASIFEGIKNTRARLVTFAHNDAAQARKRVEDAKAARPDGDVFLVTEGVFSMSGELAVLDELAAIKADHPDIVFYLDDAHGLGVFGRGGRGAADHFDITDKVDFIMGTFSKSMASIGGFIAGDDEDMLRFLRYQSRTQIFSAALPAANTVAVLTCLDILEREPERVDRLHAVTLRMRQAYKDIGLRIGASASPIIPIIIGSDEKAFQFSRALFEAGVFALPAVYPAVPRGQALIRTAYMSTHQDRQLDFVLSVLDRLAREFGVRECDMAEDMDAVCPDGDVAEASGRSRLSYL from the coding sequence ATGACACTGCGCCAACGTTGCGACCACTTCAATGCCTTGCATTCGAGCATATCCGCCCAGGGGATCAATCCCTATTTCAGGCCCATATCCAAGACTTGGGGCACCGAGGTCGAAGTGGACGGCAAGCGTCTGGTCATGATCGGTTCCAACGACTACCTGGGGCTTAGCCATGACCCCCGGGTCATGGACGCCTCGGCCCGGGCCGTCTACGATTGGGGCACCGGCCCCGGCGGTTCCCGCTTTTTGAGCGGCAACATGGTGCTGCACCATGCCCTGGAGGAAAGGCTGGCCGCCTTTGTCGGCAAACGCCACGCCGTGGTCCACGTCACGGGATTTAGCACCAACATGGGGGCGCTCGGCGTCCTGGTCACCCCGGCCGATACCGTCATCTGCGACCGGGAAAACCACGCCAGTATTTTCGAAGGCATCAAGAACACCCGCGCCCGGCTGGTCACCTTCGCCCACAACGACGCGGCCCAGGCGCGAAAGCGCGTGGAGGACGCCAAGGCCGCCCGGCCCGACGGCGACGTGTTCCTGGTCACCGAGGGCGTGTTCAGCATGTCCGGCGAGCTGGCCGTCCTCGACGAGCTGGCCGCCATCAAAGCCGACCATCCCGACATCGTCTTTTATCTCGACGACGCCCACGGCCTCGGCGTGTTCGGCCGGGGAGGGCGCGGCGCGGCGGACCATTTCGACATCACCGACAAGGTCGATTTCATCATGGGCACCTTCAGCAAGTCCATGGCGTCCATCGGCGGGTTCATCGCCGGCGACGACGAGGATATGCTGCGGTTTTTGCGCTACCAGTCGCGCACCCAGATTTTTTCCGCCGCCCTGCCGGCCGCCAACACCGTGGCCGTGCTCACCTGCCTGGACATTTTGGAGCGTGAGCCCGAGCGGGTGGACCGCCTCCACGCGGTCACCCTGCGCATGCGTCAGGCCTACAAGGATATCGGCCTACGCATCGGCGCCTCGGCCTCGCCGATCATTCCCATCATCATCGGCTCCGACGAAAAGGCCTTCCAATTTTCGCGCGCCCTGTTCGAGGCCGGCGTCTTCGCCCTGCCGGCCGTCTATCCGGCCGTGCCGCGCGGCCAGGCGCTGATCCGGACCGCCTACATGAGCACCCACCAGGACCGGCAGCTCGATTTCGTGCTTTCGGTCCTCGACCGTCTGGCCCGGGAGTTCGGCGTGCGCGAGTGCGACATGGCCGAGGATATGGATGCGGTGTGCCCGGATGGGGACGTCGCCGAGGCCTCGGGCCGCTCGAGGCTCTCGTACTTGTAA
- a CDS encoding GumC family protein, translating to MELRALLRLLWRRRKLMAWVFGVVCGGLALLTLMAETQYVSSAKVYLYHSSTKASLLSRISLDSPMAGSASLTDTERSTYEDLATTVPVLRPVIRELHLARKRKSLQLVEFIPFVRYLFDHFAPDLGRRAMTYEELTNKSLVHLIFPRPYIKAAMVEDSDILEFSSSADSLELSIALANAAARSFVARETAMRQDECRLLAEAVDKELPRARAAFNQALDEQRDLRRREKIVDLSTAGEQLVTRYYTLTSDRDANRLSLIKARGMLANVKAQLAKRPEYRKTSQSLQRSGLIDSVKLTLRDLYMDLASARTRMTAEHPAVKEIENKIAEAKRIIKGEAQKVFGSETVSTDPTYSYLSERGAEYTAQVAGYESQDEAYGTLLAALEKEAEAHPAKLAADALVAVKVDARQTFVNNLNLLASTAAAGEGLDLSLAHMVEPATIPGKIDDYKRPKLSLMLAVGVLLGGFLAVVAALVAAYVDEAVSGTAGAREAGTTPLGCVPRRDRAARGQALRRLREALCPAGDDGARLLVVAAADEAVTAAETYGLVLDLGRTVARSGRTTLVVDADLRRPGLAVAAGLPAGPGLAEALEGETPLASVLVPGDEPSLWILPAATAPVAGDAADRLMDGPALRRVLAELAGRFDRVLVCAAPCSRSGDALTLSRLAGGMVLVAGLYRTPGPVLARAASEALAATGRAPYALLDGAPDDDLTPREQWLAIRRRLRRAKAAPAV from the coding sequence ATGGAATTGCGCGCGCTTTTGCGCTTGCTCTGGCGACGCCGCAAACTCATGGCCTGGGTGTTTGGCGTCGTGTGCGGCGGGCTGGCCCTGCTCACCCTGATGGCGGAAACCCAGTACGTCTCCTCGGCCAAGGTCTACCTGTACCACTCCTCGACCAAGGCTTCCCTGCTCTCGCGCATCTCCCTCGATTCCCCCATGGCCGGAAGCGCGTCGCTGACCGACACCGAACGCTCCACCTACGAGGATCTGGCCACGACCGTCCCGGTGCTGCGGCCCGTCATCCGGGAGCTGCACCTGGCGCGCAAACGCAAGTCACTGCAACTTGTCGAGTTCATTCCTTTCGTGCGTTACCTGTTCGACCATTTCGCCCCGGATCTGGGGCGGCGGGCCATGACGTACGAGGAGCTGACCAACAAGTCGCTGGTCCACCTCATCTTTCCCCGGCCCTATATCAAGGCGGCCATGGTGGAGGATTCCGACATCCTGGAATTTTCCTCCTCGGCCGATTCCCTGGAACTGTCCATCGCCCTGGCCAACGCCGCCGCCCGGTCCTTCGTCGCCCGCGAGACGGCCATGCGCCAGGACGAATGCCGGCTTTTGGCCGAGGCCGTGGACAAGGAGCTGCCCAGGGCCCGGGCCGCCTTCAATCAGGCCCTCGACGAGCAGCGCGACCTGCGCCGGCGGGAGAAGATCGTGGACCTGTCCACCGCGGGCGAACAGCTCGTCACCCGCTATTACACCCTGACCTCCGACCGCGACGCCAACCGCCTGAGCCTCATCAAGGCCCGGGGCATGCTGGCCAACGTCAAGGCCCAGCTGGCCAAGCGGCCGGAATATCGCAAGACCTCGCAGTCCCTCCAGCGCTCGGGCCTGATCGACTCGGTCAAGCTGACCCTGCGCGACCTTTATATGGACCTGGCCTCGGCCAGGACGCGCATGACCGCCGAGCACCCGGCGGTCAAGGAAATCGAGAACAAGATCGCCGAGGCCAAGCGCATCATCAAGGGCGAGGCGCAAAAGGTGTTCGGCTCGGAAACCGTGTCCACGGACCCGACATACAGCTATCTGAGCGAGCGCGGGGCCGAATACACGGCCCAGGTGGCCGGCTACGAAAGCCAGGACGAGGCCTACGGGACCCTGCTCGCCGCCCTGGAGAAGGAAGCCGAGGCCCATCCGGCCAAGCTCGCGGCCGACGCCCTGGTGGCGGTCAAGGTGGATGCGCGGCAGACGTTCGTCAACAACCTCAACCTGCTGGCGTCCACGGCCGCCGCCGGCGAGGGGCTCGACCTGTCCCTGGCCCATATGGTCGAGCCGGCGACGATTCCGGGCAAGATCGACGACTACAAGCGGCCCAAGCTGTCGTTGATGCTGGCCGTCGGCGTGCTTCTCGGCGGATTTCTGGCCGTTGTCGCCGCATTGGTCGCGGCCTACGTCGACGAGGCGGTTTCCGGGACGGCGGGGGCGCGGGAGGCTGGAACGACGCCTCTTGGCTGCGTGCCCCGACGCGACAGGGCCGCCCGGGGGCAGGCCCTGCGGCGGCTACGCGAGGCCCTTTGCCCCGCCGGCGACGACGGGGCGCGTCTTCTGGTTGTGGCCGCTGCCGATGAGGCGGTGACCGCCGCCGAGACGTATGGCCTGGTGCTCGATTTGGGCCGGACCGTGGCCCGAAGCGGCCGGACGACCCTGGTCGTCGACGCCGACCTGCGCCGGCCCGGCCTTGCCGTCGCGGCCGGACTGCCCGCTGGCCCGGGCCTGGCCGAGGCGCTGGAGGGCGAGACGCCGCTTGCCTCGGTGCTCGTGCCCGGCGACGAGCCCTCGCTTTGGATTTTGCCGGCCGCGACGGCCCCCGTGGCGGGGGATGCGGCCGATCGCCTCATGGACGGGCCGGCGTTGCGGCGGGTTCTGGCGGAACTGGCCGGCCGTTTCGACCGGGTGCTCGTCTGCGCCGCGCCGTGCTCCCGTTCCGGCGACGCCTTGACGCTTTCCCGGCTGGCCGGGGGGATGGTGCTGGTGGCCGGGCTGTACCGCACGCCCGGACCGGTCCTGGCCCGGGCCGCGTCCGAGGCGTTGGCCGCGACCGGCCGCGCGCCGTACGCCCTGCTCGACGGCGCGCCCGACGACGATCTGACCCCGCGCGAACAGTGGCTGGCCATCCGCCGCCGCCTGCGGCGCGCCAAGGCCGCGCCGGCCGTCTGA
- a CDS encoding ABC transporter permease: protein MRYYDLVRVSVREVVRKRRRYIGVMASIALGMAGFIVIITMGNDLKKNFNNDLDLLGGATIINVMFEQQPLERQEWFRDRTLDALARIPGVSDITKVALKTNALTTWHDRIFGFNLVGCEANYWKVFSFNAAEGRLFDERDIEEGARVCVVGVDLARQMFGAGKDAIGKILSIDDNLYTVVGILGGVRAGDRSQFVFLPISTAMARVVNISMPYSAYVRCATWDDVAPVSKAIPGVVKANQIDRGLRVNVAWEPLKQVQRIFWWVELFIYSSIVATMILGGFGIWNIMMATVTSRTREIGLKKAMGALDTDILYQFLFEALCVTLTSSVVGVVLGRVGIEYMSRMLGSRPPEGLFFVCLLLGLVFAAVLGIGAGLYPSIRASRMQVVDAMRYE from the coding sequence ATGCGGTATTACGACCTCGTGCGCGTCAGCGTGCGCGAGGTCGTGCGCAAGCGCCGACGCTACATCGGCGTTATGGCGTCCATTGCCCTTGGCATGGCGGGGTTTATCGTCATCATCACCATGGGCAACGACCTCAAGAAAAATTTCAACAACGACCTCGACTTGCTCGGCGGCGCGACCATCATCAACGTGATGTTCGAGCAGCAGCCGCTGGAGCGCCAGGAATGGTTTCGCGACCGGACCCTGGACGCCCTGGCCCGCATTCCGGGCGTTTCCGACATCACCAAGGTGGCGCTGAAAACCAATGCGCTGACCACTTGGCACGACAGGATTTTCGGCTTCAACCTGGTCGGTTGCGAAGCCAATTATTGGAAGGTCTTTTCCTTCAACGCCGCCGAAGGCCGTCTTTTCGACGAGCGGGACATCGAGGAAGGGGCGCGCGTGTGCGTGGTGGGCGTGGACCTGGCCCGCCAGATGTTCGGCGCGGGCAAGGACGCCATCGGCAAGATCCTGTCCATCGACGACAACCTCTATACCGTCGTCGGCATTCTCGGCGGCGTGCGCGCCGGCGACCGCAGCCAGTTCGTGTTTCTGCCCATCTCCACGGCCATGGCCCGGGTGGTGAACATCTCCATGCCCTACAGCGCCTACGTGCGTTGCGCCACATGGGACGACGTGGCCCCGGTGTCCAAGGCCATCCCCGGCGTGGTCAAGGCCAATCAGATCGACCGGGGGCTGCGGGTCAACGTGGCCTGGGAGCCCCTCAAGCAGGTGCAGCGCATCTTCTGGTGGGTGGAGCTTTTCATCTACAGCTCCATTGTGGCCACCATGATTCTCGGCGGCTTCGGCATCTGGAACATCATGATGGCCACGGTCACGAGCCGCACACGTGAAATCGGCCTCAAAAAGGCCATGGGCGCCCTGGATACCGACATCCTTTACCAGTTTCTTTTCGAGGCCCTGTGCGTCACCCTGACCTCGTCCGTGGTGGGTGTGGTCCTCGGCCGGGTGGGCATCGAATACATGAGCCGGATGCTCGGCTCCAGGCCGCCGGAAGGATTGTTTTTCGTCTGCTTGTTGCTGGGGCTTGTCTTCGCCGCCGTCCTCGGCATCGGCGCCGGCCTTTATCCCTCCATCCGGGCCAGCCGGATGCAGGTCGTGGATGCCATGCGCTATGAGTAA
- a CDS encoding ArnT family glycosyltransferase yields MPISTTTAGTHPAAPPQPGSPGFFARLDWGLVVVLLAAAFLLFYNLGQRPFWQDEAETACLARNVLHSGLPYASDGVNVVSQEEAREFDKTGGYLWRWSPWIQIYMQAAGMAVGGMDTAPARFPFALAALLAIFWTYRLVRRHFGDRSWALLAAILLTSCVPFLLIGRQARYYAPGTLFVLWALDAFFSDWQRRWGPFWAIFASMVLLFHANYLLFLSFAPTALAAAALVYPERMAWKRLGLLTLLTTVVAVVPGILLYRIGRQSGMFDILLVPENLMLYFADLCMFCIPLPVSAALVWRWRGFFTRLRRPDDPGETFVLFSAVLIVMSLLFLGIVPQRFFRYIAHLLPLCAILLAWCVRRLWGFSRPASVMLFILLAFTNWLAVYPMERLKIVNRPWQNDFRQLTSLNFPLKLLVTELVCGYPDVNTSIVEFFKTHAKPGQTVLAEYGDLPLMFYVPGLRVLGGLQGPVPPGTVPDWVLRRRVVRVNRDRFLFGAREYTDGMDLSGRYERVPLSLPDETFGNRTDDPNHHYFMPVEPPNKSLEIWRLKEPRS; encoded by the coding sequence ATGCCAATATCCACGACGACCGCCGGCACGCATCCGGCCGCGCCGCCGCAGCCCGGATCCCCGGGTTTTTTTGCCCGCCTGGACTGGGGCCTTGTCGTCGTTTTGCTCGCGGCCGCCTTTTTGCTGTTCTACAATCTGGGCCAGCGGCCCTTCTGGCAGGACGAGGCCGAAACGGCCTGCCTGGCCAGAAACGTCTTGCACTCCGGCCTGCCCTACGCCTCCGACGGGGTCAATGTCGTGTCCCAGGAGGAGGCCCGTGAGTTCGACAAGACCGGCGGCTACCTGTGGCGCTGGTCCCCCTGGATTCAGATCTACATGCAGGCGGCGGGCATGGCCGTCGGCGGCATGGACACCGCCCCGGCCCGTTTCCCCTTCGCCCTGGCCGCGCTTCTGGCCATCTTCTGGACCTACCGGCTGGTGCGCCGCCACTTCGGCGACCGGTCGTGGGCCTTGCTGGCCGCCATTTTGCTCACCAGCTGCGTGCCTTTCTTGCTGATCGGCCGGCAGGCCCGCTACTACGCCCCGGGCACGCTTTTCGTGCTGTGGGCCCTGGACGCCTTCTTTTCCGACTGGCAGCGGCGCTGGGGGCCGTTTTGGGCCATTTTCGCCTCCATGGTCCTGCTTTTTCACGCCAACTATCTGCTCTTTTTGAGCTTCGCCCCAACGGCCCTGGCCGCCGCCGCCCTGGTCTATCCCGAGCGCATGGCCTGGAAGCGGCTGGGCCTTTTGACCCTGCTCACCACGGTCGTGGCCGTGGTGCCGGGAATCCTGCTCTACCGCATCGGCCGGCAAAGCGGCATGTTCGACATCCTGCTCGTGCCGGAAAACCTGATGCTCTACTTTGCCGACCTGTGCATGTTCTGTATCCCGCTGCCCGTATCGGCGGCCCTGGTCTGGCGCTGGCGGGGCTTTTTCACCAGGCTCAGGCGCCCCGACGATCCCGGCGAGACGTTCGTGCTTTTTTCCGCCGTGCTGATCGTCATGAGCCTGCTTTTTCTCGGCATCGTGCCCCAGCGCTTTTTCCGCTACATCGCCCATCTGCTGCCCCTTTGCGCCATCCTGCTCGCCTGGTGCGTGCGCCGGCTGTGGGGCTTTTCCCGGCCCGCCTCGGTGATGCTTTTCATCCTGCTGGCGTTTACCAACTGGCTGGCCGTCTACCCCATGGAGCGGCTCAAGATCGTCAACCGCCCCTGGCAAAACGATTTTCGCCAGCTCACCTCGCTCAATTTTCCCTTGAAGCTCCTCGTCACCGAGCTCGTCTGCGGCTATCCCGACGTCAACACGAGCATCGTGGAATTTTTCAAGACCCACGCCAAGCCCGGACAGACGGTGCTGGCCGAGTACGGCGATTTGCCGCTGATGTTTTACGTGCCGGGGCTCAGGGTCCTGGGGGGGCTGCAAGGGCCGGTGCCGCCGGGCACGGTGCCGGACTGGGTGCTTCGACGCCGGGTGGTGCGGGTCAACCGCGACCGCTTTCTTTTCGGCGCCCGGGAATATACCGACGGCATGGACCTTTCGGGCCGCTACGAACGCGTGCCCCTGTCCCTTCCCGACGAGACCTTCGGCAACCGCACCGACGACCCCAACCACCACTATTTCATGCCGGTGGAGCCCCCGAACAAGTCGCTGGAAATCTGGCGGCTCAAGGAGCCTCGGTCGTGA
- a CDS encoding lysophospholipid acyltransferase family protein: MRAIRDALVWCYWHPFKRLVWTLPDGAAHALARGLGRALGRVPNARLAGMAEAARYVPGVPDDPGARLSLARKALVEFCQTDLEALLFPRLTPERTAALVAIAGRDRLDAALAMGRGAMLAFGHFGANQMIMPAIGHAGYRMWQLSAPATVLNEKLPEGRSRAVRRTREMRWAHELSLPVTHVSVFGSLREAFTCLRGGNVLGVAVDGGGGEKRVAVPFLGRTAAFSLGPMQLAGKTGCAVLPCFMERAADGRMTLRIEEPLPAVGPRHEDAEAATALFAERLSRAVIASPSHYLYFLAFRLHMAASGQDPFFV, translated from the coding sequence ATGCGGGCGATCCGGGACGCGTTGGTCTGGTGCTACTGGCATCCTTTCAAGCGGTTGGTCTGGACCCTGCCGGATGGCGCGGCCCATGCCCTGGCCAGGGGGCTCGGCCGGGCGCTCGGCCGGGTGCCCAACGCCAGGCTTGCCGGCATGGCCGAGGCGGCGCGCTACGTCCCGGGCGTGCCCGACGATCCCGGGGCGCGCCTTTCCCTTGCCCGCAAGGCCCTGGTGGAATTTTGCCAGACCGACCTCGAGGCGCTTCTTTTTCCGCGTCTGACCCCGGAGCGCACCGCCGCCCTGGTCGCCATCGCCGGCCGCGACCGCCTCGACGCCGCCCTGGCCATGGGGCGCGGGGCCATGCTCGCCTTCGGCCATTTCGGCGCCAACCAGATGATCATGCCTGCCATCGGCCACGCCGGCTACCGCATGTGGCAGCTTTCGGCCCCGGCCACGGTTTTAAACGAAAAGCTGCCCGAGGGGCGGAGCCGGGCGGTGCGCCGCACGCGCGAGATGCGCTGGGCCCACGAGTTGTCCCTGCCCGTGACCCACGTGAGCGTCTTCGGCAGCCTGCGGGAGGCCTTCACCTGTCTGCGCGGCGGCAATGTCCTTGGCGTGGCCGTGGACGGCGGCGGCGGGGAAAAACGCGTCGCCGTGCCCTTTCTCGGCCGTACGGCCGCCTTTTCCCTGGGACCGATGCAGCTTGCCGGCAAGACGGGCTGCGCGGTGCTGCCCTGCTTCATGGAGCGGGCGGCGGATGGCCGGATGACGCTTCGCATCGAGGAGCCGCTGCCCGCGGTCGGGCCCCGGCACGAGGACGCCGAGGCGGCGACGGCCCTGTTCGCCGAGCGCCTGTCCCGGGCCGTGATCGCGAGTCCCAGCCATTACCTCTATTTCCTGGCTTTCCGGCTGCACATGGCGGCAAGCGGCCAGGACCCCTTTTTCGTTTGA
- a CDS encoding polysaccharide biosynthesis/export family protein gives MPRVPAFFSGYRRVFAVMACLCLVAALAGCTSHSTPPPLKGTSKNHPAGQPQRRSTLGYGDEVSIEVWRNDDLKTTARVDAAGDINLPLVGEVPAGGRTVSELRVALAKAYAKYIVDPQVMVNVATLRSQTAMVLGEVKSQGVVTVDHDMSLFEAVARAGGFTDNAGNSTVVLLRPEGEKPHAYILDMRLGAKLGEGVAGFDRYLEGGDILYVPKSNWASVEQFMSRMTSVLNTLVNAERFVIFIPQLRDAMDDLFKGPKDQTTVVTQSQPVAGEVLSNRQGGVISVD, from the coding sequence ATGCCGCGAGTCCCCGCTTTTTTTTCCGGTTATCGCCGCGTCTTCGCGGTGATGGCCTGCCTGTGCCTGGTCGCGGCCCTGGCGGGTTGTACCTCGCATTCCACGCCGCCGCCGCTCAAGGGCACCTCCAAAAATCATCCCGCGGGCCAGCCCCAGCGGCGGTCCACCCTCGGCTACGGCGACGAAGTGTCCATCGAGGTGTGGCGCAACGACGACCTCAAAACCACCGCCCGGGTGGACGCCGCCGGCGACATCAACCTGCCCCTGGTGGGCGAGGTGCCGGCCGGCGGGCGCACCGTGTCCGAATTGCGTGTCGCCCTGGCCAAGGCCTACGCCAAATATATCGTCGATCCCCAGGTGATGGTGAACGTCGCCACCCTGCGCAGCCAGACCGCCATGGTGCTCGGCGAGGTCAAAAGCCAGGGCGTGGTCACCGTGGACCATGACATGAGCCTGTTCGAGGCCGTGGCCCGGGCCGGCGGCTTCACGGACAACGCCGGGAACTCCACGGTGGTGCTGTTGCGGCCCGAAGGGGAGAAGCCCCATGCCTATATCCTCGATATGCGCCTGGGCGCCAAGCTCGGCGAGGGCGTGGCCGGGTTCGACCGCTATCTGGAGGGCGGCGACATCCTCTATGTTCCCAAAAGCAACTGGGCCAGCGTGGAGCAGTTCATGAGCCGCATGACCTCGGTGCTCAACACCCTGGTCAACGCGGAACGCTTCGTCATCTTCATACCGCAGCTGCGCGACGCGATGGACGATCTTTTCAAGGGGCCGAAGGATCAGACAACCGTGGTCACCCAATCCCAACCCGTGGCCGGAGAGGTGTTGAGCAACCGCCAGGGCGGGGTCATTTCGGTGGATTAG
- a CDS encoding NAD-dependent epimerase/dehydratase family protein, translated as MRILVTGGFGYIGSVLVPELLALGHDVTAYDIGWFGRHIPEHPRLTAISGDTRDIDAVPMAGVDAVINLANVANDPCGDLDSKLTWEVNCLATMKLAEKAVACGVKQFLHASSGSVYGVKDEPEVTEDLPCVPISDYNKTKMVSERVLLSYADKFALTIVRPATVCGYSPRMRLDVAVNLLTMQALAKKHITVLGGDQTRPNIHMKDIVRVFLHFLAAGGKYTGIYNAGFENISILDLAKKIVEVAPAEIEIKPSNDPRSYRQNSDKLLATGFTPKYGVADGIRDVAEAFRDGRLADEDRWYNIRTMKTLPKL; from the coding sequence ATGCGCATACTCGTCACCGGCGGATTCGGTTATATCGGCAGCGTGCTCGTTCCGGAACTCCTCGCCCTGGGGCACGACGTCACGGCCTACGACATCGGCTGGTTCGGCCGCCACATCCCCGAACATCCCCGCCTCACCGCCATCAGCGGCGACACGCGGGACATCGACGCGGTGCCCATGGCCGGCGTGGACGCCGTGATCAACCTGGCCAACGTGGCCAACGACCCCTGCGGCGACCTGGATTCCAAACTGACCTGGGAGGTCAACTGCCTGGCCACCATGAAGCTGGCCGAGAAGGCCGTGGCCTGCGGGGTCAAGCAGTTCCTGCACGCCTCCTCGGGCTCGGTCTACGGCGTCAAGGACGAGCCGGAAGTGACCGAGGACCTGCCCTGCGTGCCCATCTCGGACTACAACAAGACCAAGATGGTCAGCGAACGGGTGCTTTTAAGCTACGCCGACAAGTTCGCCCTGACCATCGTGCGCCCGGCCACGGTGTGCGGCTACTCTCCGCGCATGCGCCTGGACGTGGCCGTCAACCTGCTCACCATGCAGGCCCTGGCCAAAAAGCACATCACCGTCCTTGGCGGCGACCAGACCCGGCCCAACATCCACATGAAGGACATCGTGCGGGTGTTCCTGCATTTCCTGGCCGCCGGCGGCAAATACACCGGCATCTACAACGCGGGCTTCGAAAACATCTCCATCCTCGATCTGGCCAAGAAGATCGTGGAGGTGGCTCCGGCCGAGATCGAGATCAAGCCGTCCAACGACCCCCGTTCCTATCGCCAGAATTCCGACAAGCTGCTGGCCACGGGATTTACGCCCAAGTACGGCGTGGCCGACGGCATCCGCGACGTGGCCGAGGCCTTCCGGGACGGACGGCTGGCCGACGAGGACCGCTGGTACAACATCCGCACCATGAAGACCCTGCCCAAGCTGTAG
- a CDS encoding ABC transporter ATP-binding protein, with product MSNQYDHTDDNALVIDINGLTKTYSTGLEPISVLKDVNLHVRRGEMVAVMGPSGSGKSTLLFCLGLFQPPSTGSYKVAGVEVLTLSRDQQAIFRREMLGFVFQTCDLLENSTVYENLELPLIYAGVRRRERPERIREALSMVNLEHRIHQPSNRLSGGERQRVSIARALVNEPEFILADEPTGQLDRENSLRVLEYFTKITEEARTAMVVVTHDAMTAEHCTRTCVLTDGRLNG from the coding sequence ATGAGTAATCAATACGATCATACCGACGACAACGCGCTTGTCATCGACATCAACGGGCTGACCAAGACCTACAGCACCGGGCTCGAACCGATTTCGGTGCTCAAGGACGTCAATCTGCACGTGCGGCGTGGGGAAATGGTCGCGGTCATGGGGCCGTCCGGTTCGGGCAAATCCACCCTGCTTTTCTGCCTGGGGCTTTTTCAGCCCCCGTCCACGGGATCCTACAAGGTGGCCGGGGTGGAGGTCTTGACCCTGTCCCGCGACCAGCAGGCCATTTTTCGCCGGGAGATGCTCGGATTTGTTTTTCAGACTTGTGACCTGCTTGAAAACTCCACCGTGTACGAGAATCTGGAACTGCCGCTGATCTACGCCGGCGTGCGCCGCAGGGAGCGGCCCGAACGGATTCGCGAGGCGCTTTCCATGGTCAACCTCGAACACCGCATCCACCAGCCGTCCAACCGGCTGTCCGGCGGTGAGCGGCAGCGGGTGTCCATCGCCAGGGCCCTGGTCAACGAACCGGAGTTTATTTTGGCGGATGAGCCCACCGGCCAGCTTGACCGGGAAAACAGCCTGCGTGTATTGGAGTATTTTACAAAGATTACGGAAGAAGCCCGCACGGCCATGGTCGTGGTCACCCACGACGCGATGACGGCCGAGCATTGCACACGCACGTGCGTCCTGACGGACGGCCGCCTCAACGGTTGA